A single genomic interval of Blastopirellula marina harbors:
- a CDS encoding isocitrate/isopropylmalate dehydrogenase family protein — translation MAYDVTLITGDGTGPELAEAARKCVDATGVAINWDVQEAGIDVMERTGTPIPDSTIDSVRKTRCALKAPITTPVGTGFRSINVYLRQELGLFACIRPCKYYPGVRSYFSEVGVDIVIVRENTEDLYAGVEFEKGKPETEKLIEFINGLPSDRKIKTGAEETGVSIKPISVSGTERIVRCAFDYAQKNGRKKVTAVHKANIMKYSDGLYLATATEVAKDYPDIEFEERIVDNMCMQLVQKPELYDVIVLPNLYGDILSDLGAGLVGGLGVAPGANIGPEGAVFEATHGSAPKYKGQNKVNPTALILSGMLMLQHMGETDAAQRLEQAVADVIKEGKDVTYDLKPHRDDPTAVGTQEMADAICAKLKG, via the coding sequence ATGGCCTACGACGTAACCCTCATCACCGGCGACGGTACTGGTCCTGAATTGGCGGAAGCCGCCCGTAAGTGCGTTGACGCGACCGGCGTTGCGATCAACTGGGATGTCCAAGAAGCGGGCATCGACGTGATGGAGCGAACCGGAACGCCGATCCCTGACTCGACGATCGACAGCGTCCGCAAGACGCGTTGTGCCTTGAAGGCTCCGATCACCACGCCCGTTGGTACCGGTTTCCGCAGCATCAACGTTTATCTACGTCAAGAGCTGGGCCTGTTTGCCTGTATTCGTCCTTGCAAGTACTACCCTGGCGTTCGCAGCTACTTCAGCGAAGTCGGCGTCGACATCGTCATCGTCCGTGAAAACACCGAAGACCTGTACGCCGGTGTTGAATTCGAGAAGGGCAAGCCGGAAACGGAAAAGCTGATCGAGTTCATCAACGGTCTGCCATCGGATCGTAAGATCAAGACTGGTGCGGAAGAGACGGGCGTTTCGATCAAGCCGATCAGTGTGAGCGGAACCGAACGCATCGTGCGTTGTGCGTTTGACTACGCCCAAAAGAACGGCCGCAAGAAGGTCACGGCGGTTCACAAAGCGAACATCATGAAGTACTCGGACGGCTTGTACCTGGCCACCGCCACGGAAGTCGCCAAGGACTACCCAGATATCGAGTTCGAAGAACGCATCGTCGACAACATGTGCATGCAGCTGGTCCAAAAGCCAGAACTGTACGACGTGATCGTGCTGCCAAACTTGTACGGCGATATCCTCAGCGACCTGGGTGCCGGTCTGGTCGGTGGCCTGGGTGTTGCCCCTGGTGCGAACATCGGTCCAGAAGGGGCCGTGTTTGAAGCGACCCACGGTTCGGCTCCGAAGTACAAGGGCCAGAACAAGGTCAACCCGACCGCTTTGATCCTGTCAGGCATGCTGATGCTGCAACACATGGGCGAAACGGACGCCGCGCAGCGTCTGGAACAAGCCGTGGCCGACGTCATCAAGGAAGGCAAGGACGTCACGTACGACCTGAAGCCACACCGCGACGATCCGACCGCCGTTGGCACGCAAGAGATGGCCGACGCCATTTGTGCCAAGCTGAAGGGTTAG